ACGATTGCAAATATTAGCTATTGGCTTGTATATATTGGTTGGGGACAGTGGGGGTTATCTGCTGTGACCTGGACTTTAATTATGCTAGTAGTGGCGAGTGTGCTTGCTCTTTATATTATGTGGCGCTATTGTGACGGGCTTTATGTACTAGTCTTTATCTGGGCGTTTGTTGGTATTGGGGTACAGAATTATCAAGCCTATCAAACTGTAGCTATAGCAGCATATTTACTTGCAGCAACATTGTTTGTAGTTAGTTTGTGGCTACTTTTTTTCAAGAATGATAGAATGTATCAGTAGTAAGCTACGTTTATAGGGGGAAGCTATGAATTTAAAGAAAAAGATATTACTTAGTTTTATTAGTATAGTATGTATAGCGGTACTTTTGGCTGCCTGCGGAACAGCTGAAAACACCACATCAGAAAAGCCATTAACAGAAAAACCAGGAATCCAGATTGCAACACTCAAAGGACCAACAGGCATGGGTATGGTTCAACTTATAGACCAACAGGAACAGGGAACTGGAGCCTTTGAATATGATTTTGAACTATTTAATAGTCCAGATGCATTAGTTGGAAAAATTATTAACGGAGAAGTAGATATAGCTGCAGTTCCTACTAATCTCGCACTAATACTGTACAATAGAACAGAAGGAGAAGTTCAGCTAGCAGCTGTTAATACCTTGGGGGTGCTCTATTTACTAGAAAACGGAGAATCGATTCAGTCGTTAACGGATTTAATAGGGAAGAATTTAAGTATTAGCGGTAAGGGAGCAACTCCGGATTTTATTACACGCTATTTACTAGAATATAAAGGGCTAACCCCAGAACGGGATGTTATGCTTGATTACAAGTTAGAGCACGCCGATTTAGCGGCGGCATTAGTAGCGGGTGATGTTGAATCAGCTATATTACCTCAGCCCCATGTTACGACAGCCATGGCGAGAAATAATCAGCTGCGAATTGCATTGGATATAAACGAGCTTTGGGAGCAAGCAACGGGCGGTCTACGTTTACCTATGGGGAGCATAATTGTACAAAAATCATATGCTACAGAACATCCTGAGTTAGTTGCTAAGTTTCTTGAAGAATACAAACAGTCTGTAGATTTTGTTAATTCTGAGCATGATAAGGCGGCTGCACTGATAGAGAAGCATGATATTTTGCCAAATGCAGTAATTGCTAAAGCAGCGATTCCTAATTCTAATATAGTATTTATTGATGCGCTAGAAGCTAGAAATGACTTAGAAGCATACTATCAAGTATTACTAGAATATGAGCCGAGATCTATTGGAGGCAGTTTGCCGGATGAAGGATTTTACTTTAATAAGTAAACAAAGCTTAAACGCAATCATATACAAGCTACTAATCTTAGCCTTTTGGGTCATGGTTTGGCAGTTTGGCTATATGATGATACAAAAGGATATATATCTGCCATCTCCTGTAGCCGTATTTACTAAGCTGCAGGAGCTGGTTTTATTAAAGTCATTTTGGATCTCTACTGCCTATACGATGTATCGTGTGGCTGTAGGGCTTTTTTTGTCAATGATAATTGGACTTATGCTTGGAGTTTTAGCAAGTTTGAATCGCTTTATTTATGATTTGCTGCATCCGCTTGTTGTTACTATTAAATCTACTCCAGTAATGTCCTTTATTATCATTGCACTAATCTGGTTCACATCATCAAATGTACCGATTTTTATTTGCTTTTTAATGTGCTTTCCAATTATTTACACAAATGTTGTTGAAGGCGTACGCAATACAGATATAAAGCTAGTAGAAATGGCACGAGTCCATCATGTTAAAATTAGCACAATTCTAAAAGAGATTTATCTACCTACGCTTAAACCGTACTTTTTAGCAGCAGCTGTTACATCCCTTGGACTTGGATGGAAGGTTACAGTTGCGGCAGAAGTGCTAAGTCACCCTCGTTTAGCCGTAGGAAGCAATCTTTATAGTGCTAAAGTATATTTGGATTCTGCGGAGCTTTTTGCATGGACAATCGTAGTTGTTATATTAAGTCTAGTGTTTGAAAGAATCTTCACCTGGGTCGTAAAAAGGCAGGAGACTAAAGGTGGTGCTAATTGTGAGTGATAGCAGTAGGTTAATATTAAAAGGGATATATAAATCCTATGGGGAACAATCTATAATTGAAAATCTTTCAGTTTCATTTGAATACAATGGAATTTACAGTTTATTCGGACCTTCGGGATGTGGGAAAACCACATTGCTACACGGGATGTTGGGAATTGTACCATTTGATCAGGGGGATATTTCTGGACTTAGTGGGCGAAGGATTGCTGTTGTGTTTCAAGAGGAGCGCTTGTTGCCATGGTCAACTGTAGAGCAGAATGTACTATTGGTACTTAAACATCACTATCCAAAAGAACTTGCTAAGCAAAAGGTGGATTATTATTTAGAAGCAGTGAACTTAATTAATTATAAACATAGTTATCCAAGG
This is a stretch of genomic DNA from Desulfuribacillus alkaliarsenatis. It encodes these proteins:
- a CDS encoding ABC transporter substrate-binding protein, with product MNLKKKILLSFISIVCIAVLLAACGTAENTTSEKPLTEKPGIQIATLKGPTGMGMVQLIDQQEQGTGAFEYDFELFNSPDALVGKIINGEVDIAAVPTNLALILYNRTEGEVQLAAVNTLGVLYLLENGESIQSLTDLIGKNLSISGKGATPDFITRYLLEYKGLTPERDVMLDYKLEHADLAAALVAGDVESAILPQPHVTTAMARNNQLRIALDINELWEQATGGLRLPMGSIIVQKSYATEHPELVAKFLEEYKQSVDFVNSEHDKAAALIEKHDILPNAVIAKAAIPNSNIVFIDALEARNDLEAYYQVLLEYEPRSIGGSLPDEGFYFNK
- a CDS encoding ABC transporter permease; amino-acid sequence: MKDFTLISKQSLNAIIYKLLILAFWVMVWQFGYMMIQKDIYLPSPVAVFTKLQELVLLKSFWISTAYTMYRVAVGLFLSMIIGLMLGVLASLNRFIYDLLHPLVVTIKSTPVMSFIIIALIWFTSSNVPIFICFLMCFPIIYTNVVEGVRNTDIKLVEMARVHHVKISTILKEIYLPTLKPYFLAAAVTSLGLGWKVTVAAEVLSHPRLAVGSNLYSAKVYLDSAELFAWTIVVVILSLVFERIFTWVVKRQETKGGANCE
- a CDS encoding ABC transporter ATP-binding protein; translated protein: MSDSSRLILKGIYKSYGEQSIIENLSVSFEYNGIYSLFGPSGCGKTTLLHGMLGIVPFDQGDISGLSGRRIAVVFQEERLLPWSTVEQNVLLVLKHHYPKELAKQKVDYYLEAVNLINYKHSYPRQLSGGMRQRVAIARALAYGGEVLILDEPFKGLDIKIKTKIMDLIRQEYKQANKICLLVTHDRFEADYLADEVYYFEGPPLKLNKT